A section of the Humulus lupulus chromosome 2, drHumLupu1.1, whole genome shotgun sequence genome encodes:
- the LOC133819777 gene encoding cellulose synthase-like protein D1, translating to MASTPSSPPKKTAPGRPPVKFARRTSSGRIASLSRDDDLESISSEFSTQNDYMNYTVMMPPTPDNQPIPGANSGAGAGDGGGGEGAKMDRRISVMKSNNNKSMLLRTQTGDFDHNRWLFETKGKYGIGNAYWSQEEDTYESDVSMSDFMDKPWKPLTRKVKVPGGVLSPYRLLVVIRMVVLSFFLAWRIQNPNNDAMWLWGMSIACEVWFAFSWLLDILPKLNPINRATDLAALRDKFEQRTPSNPNGRSDLPGVDVFVSTADPEKEPPLVTANTILSILSVDYPTEKLSCYISDDGGAILTFEAMAEAVNFAQVWVPFCRKHNIEPRNPDSYFNNKTDPTKNKKLTDFVKDRRWIKREYDEFKVRINGLPEAIKKRSEMYNSREEAKEKKLARDQNGGLLPAEPIKVTKATWMADGTHWPGTWLASSPDHAKGDHAGILQVMTKVPENEPVMGYQDEQKLDFTGVDIRLPMFAYVSREKRPGYDHNKKAGAMNAMVRASAILSNGPFILNLDCDHYIFNSLAIKEGMCFMMDRGGDRICYIQFPQRFEGIDPSDRYANHNTVFFDGNMRALDGLQGPVYVGTGCMFRRYALYGFHPPRAHEYIGVFGQTKTRAPNYQSGHLEEDESDTQPLNSHPDLGLPKKFGNSNVFTETIAVAEYQGRPLADHSSVKNGRPPGALLLPRPPLDAPTVAEAVAVISCWYEDKTEWGDRIGWIYGSVTEDVVTGYRMHNRGWRSVYCITKRDAFRGTAPINLTDRLHQVLRWATGSVEIFFSKNNALLATRRLKFLQRVAYLNVGIYPFTSIFLVVYCFLPALSLLSGQFIVQGLNVAFLAYLLIITLCLTLISLLEVKWSGIGLEEWWRNEQFWVIGGTSAHLVAVVQGLLKIIAGIEISFKLTSKSGGDDEEDVFADLYIVKWTSLFIMPLTIIVVNIVAVVISCFRTLYSVLPQWNKLLGGTFFSFWVLAHMYPFAKGLMGRRGRVPTIVFVWAGLISITISLLLISISPPDDTTTTSGGNVQI from the exons ATGGCGAGTACTCCATCAAGCCCGCCAAAGAAAACGGCGCCGGGACGACCGCCGGTGAAGTTTGCTCGCCGGACGTCGAGTGGCCGTATCGCGAGCCTGTCTCGGGACGACGATCTAGAAAGCATATCCAGCGAATTCTCCACCCAAAATGACTACATGAATTACACCGTCATGATGCCGCCGACGCCGGACAACCAACCGATTCCCGGCGCAAATTCCGGCGCCGGCGCCGGAGACggaggtggtggagaaggagcgaAGATGGACCGGAGAATATCGGTGATGAAATCGAATAACAACAAGTCGATGCTGCTGAGAACGCAGACGGGAGATTTCGATCACAACCGTTGGTTGTTTGAGACCAAAGGAAAGTATGGGATTGGAAATGCTTATTGGTCTCAAGAAGAAGACACCTATGAATCAGATGTTAGTATGTCTGATTTCATGGACAAGCCATGGAAGCCTCTCACTAGGAAGGTCAAGGTTCCTGGTGGTGTTCTTAGCCCTTACAG GTTACTAGTGGTGATCCGAATGGTAGTGCTGTCATTTTTCCTAGCATGGAGAATCCAAAATCCAAACAACGATGCAATGTGGTTATGGGGCATGTCAATTGCTTGTGAGGTCTGGTTTGCATTTTCATGGCTTTTGGATATCCTCCCTAAGCTGAACCCCATCAACCGCGCCACCGATCTCGCCGCCCTTCGTGACAAGTTCGAGCAGCGCACACCGTCCAACCCCAACGGCCGCTCGGACCTTCCTGGTGTGGATGTGTTCGTCTCCACTGCTGACCCTGAAAAGGAACCTCCTTTGGTCACTGCCAACACCATTCTCTCTATTCTTTCAGTTGACTACCCTACTGAGAAGCTCTCATGCTACATTTCTGATGATGGAGGTGCCATTCTCACCTTTGAGGCCATGGCTGAGGCTGTTAACTTTGCTCAG GTTTGGGTACCATTTTGTCGAAAGCACAACATAGAACCAAGAAATCCAGACAGTTACTTCAACAACAAAACCGACCCAACTAAGAACAAGAAGCTTACTGATTTCGTCAAGGACCGGCGTTGGATCAAGAGAGAGTACGACGAGTTTAAGGTGAGGATCAACGGTCTGCCGGAGGCAATAAAGAAGAGAAGCGAAATGTATAACTCGAGAGAGGAAGCAAAGGAGAAAAAGCTAGCCAGAGACCAAAACGGTGGACTTTTGCCAGCAGAGCCTATCAAAGTCACCAAGGCAACATGGATGGCAGATGGGACACATTGGCCTGGGACATGGCTCGCCTCCTCACCTGACCATGCCAAGGGAGATCACGCCGGTATTTTGCAG GTAATGACTAAGGTCCCAGAGAATGAGCCAGTGATGGGTTACCAAGACGAGCAAAAGCTAGACTTCACCGGAGTGGACATCAGGCTGCCAATGTTCGCCTACGTGTCGAGAGAGAAGAGGCCAGGGTACGATCACAACAAGAAGGCAGGAGCCATGAACGCCATGGTTCGAGCCTCGGCAATACTCTCCAATGGACCATTCATCCTCAACCTCGATTGTGACCATTACATCTTCAACTCTTTGGCTATTAAGGAAGGAATGTGCTTTATGATGGACCGTGGAGGGGACAGAATTTGCTACATCCAGTTCCCACAAAGATTTGAAGGGATCGACCCCTCTGATCGATATGCAAATCACAACACTGTTTTCTTTGATG GCAACATGAGAGCTCTTGACGGTCTGCAAGGCCCGGTGTACGTGGGAACAGGGTGCATGTTCAGGCGATACGCGCTCTACGGGTTTCACCCGCCGAGGGCGCACGAGTACATAGGGGTGTTCGGCCAAACGAAAACGAGAGCTCCAAATTACCAGTCAGGACACTTGGAGGAAGATGAGTCGGATACACAGCCATTAAATTCACATCCTGATCTTGGTTTGCCTAAGAAGTTTGGAAACTCAAACGTGTTTACTGAAACCATTGCCGTTGCTGAGTACCAAGGACGCCCTCTTGCTGATCACAGCTCTGTCAAGAATGGCCGCCCTCCAGGCGCACTCCTCCTGCCACGTCCTCCTCTTGACGCCCCAACTGTCGCCGAAGCCGTTGCCGTCATCTCTTGCTG GTACGAGGACAAGACAGAATGGGGAGATAGAATAGGGTGGATATACGGGTCCGTAACGGAGGACGTGGTGACCGGCTACCGGATGCACAACCGGGGTTGGCGGTCAGTCTACTGCATCACAAAACGAGACGCCTTCCGTGGCACCGCTCCAATCAACCTCACCGACCGGCTGCACCAGGTGCTCAGGTGGGCCACAGGCTCAGTCGAGATTTTCTTCTCCAAGAACAATGCTCTTCTAGCCACGCGCCGTCTCAAGTTCCTCCAGCGCGTGGCGTACCTCAACGTGGGAATCTATCCCTTCACATCAATCTTCCTCGTCGTTTATTGTTTTCTTCCAGCTCTGTCCCTCCTTTCGGGACAGTTCATAGTACAAGGCCTTAACGTGGCATTCCTTGCCTACCTCCTAATCATCACACTATGCCTGACTCTCATCTCCCTCCTAGAAGTGAAATGGTCTGGGATTGGTCTCGAGGAATGGTGGCGAAACGAACAGTTTTGGGTCATCGGTGGGACCAGTGCCCACCTTGTGGCTGTAGTACAAGGCTTATTGAAAATCATAGCAGGTATTGAGATCTcgtttaagttgacttctaagtcaGGTGGGGATGACGAGGAGGATGTGTTTGCTGACTTGTACATTGTTAAGTGGACCAGTTTGTTTATAATGCCGTTGACTATTATTGTGGTCAACATTGTTGCGGTGGTGATTAGTTGTTTTAGGACCTTGTACAGTGTGCTACCGCAGTGGAACAAGCTCTTGGGAGGGACTTTCTTTAGCTTTTGGGTTTTGGCTCATATGTACCCTTTTGCTAAAGGGTTGATGGGAAGGAGAGGACGAGTTCCTACGATTGTGTTTGTGTGGGCTGGACTGATCTCGATTACGATTTCTCTGCTGCTGATTTCTATAAGTCCTCCTGATGATACTACTACTACCTCTGGTGGAAACGTTCAGATATGA